From Streptomyces sp. HUAS MG91, the proteins below share one genomic window:
- a CDS encoding aminotransferase class V-fold PLP-dependent enzyme, which produces MGNDGRGEAYFGRLRADDFGYLDETRQIYLDHTGAAPVPRRLVDAHAARLRGAAFGNPHTESPASAASTELIEAARERVLRFLDADPEQYTVVFTANASQAVKLVGEAYPFRGRTGPALLLTQDNHNSVNGVREFARAAGARVRLVPFAGDELRADGAAVSDALATRRRGLFCFPAQSNFSGVRHPLEWVERAREAGWHTLLDAAAYLPTGTLSLRRTPADFTVASWYKVFGYPSGVGSLVARRAALAELRRPWFAGGTIQVVSAQARWHRMAQAPAAFEDGTPDFHAVPQIVPGLDWYDAIGADRVAGHVAALTARLLDALAGLRHPDGGPLVRVYGPRGTEARGGTVALNVLDRHGAVVDERIVARECSAAGISVRTGCFCNPGAGEEAFAIAPRLLRRTGSGRGRAETIDGYIERLGLPSGGAVRVSPGIANVPADIDRFVDFLRATFAAATPVRGALAPRLSC; this is translated from the coding sequence ATGGGGAACGACGGGCGGGGCGAGGCGTACTTCGGGAGACTGCGCGCCGACGACTTCGGATACCTGGACGAGACACGGCAGATCTATCTGGACCACACCGGCGCCGCACCCGTGCCGCGCCGCCTCGTCGACGCGCACGCGGCCCGGCTGCGCGGCGCCGCGTTCGGCAACCCGCACACCGAGAGCCCGGCGTCCGCCGCCTCGACCGAGCTGATCGAAGCGGCAAGAGAGCGGGTCCTGCGGTTCCTGGACGCGGACCCGGAGCAGTACACGGTGGTGTTCACGGCCAACGCCTCGCAGGCGGTGAAGCTCGTCGGGGAGGCCTATCCGTTCCGCGGCCGGACGGGCCCGGCGCTGCTCCTCACCCAGGACAACCACAACTCCGTCAACGGCGTACGGGAGTTCGCGCGGGCGGCCGGTGCGCGGGTACGCCTCGTGCCGTTCGCCGGTGACGAGCTGAGAGCCGACGGCGCGGCCGTGAGCGACGCGCTGGCGACCCGGCGGCGCGGGCTGTTCTGCTTTCCGGCGCAGAGCAACTTCAGCGGCGTACGGCATCCGCTGGAATGGGTGGAGCGGGCCCGGGAGGCGGGCTGGCACACCCTGCTCGACGCGGCCGCGTACCTGCCGACCGGGACGCTGTCGCTGCGCCGCACGCCCGCCGACTTCACCGTCGCGAGCTGGTACAAGGTGTTCGGCTACCCGTCCGGCGTCGGCAGTCTGGTGGCGCGGCGCGCGGCCCTCGCCGAGCTGCGCAGGCCCTGGTTCGCGGGCGGCACCATCCAGGTGGTCAGCGCGCAGGCCCGCTGGCACCGGATGGCGCAGGCCCCCGCCGCCTTCGAGGACGGGACGCCCGACTTCCACGCGGTGCCGCAGATCGTGCCGGGGCTCGACTGGTACGACGCGATCGGCGCCGACCGGGTCGCCGGCCATGTCGCCGCCCTCACCGCACGCCTGCTGGACGCGCTCGCCGGGCTCCGGCACCCCGACGGAGGGCCGCTGGTGCGCGTCTACGGCCCGCGCGGCACCGAGGCGCGCGGCGGCACGGTCGCGCTCAACGTCCTCGACCGGCACGGCGCGGTCGTCGACGAGCGGATCGTGGCGCGCGAGTGCTCGGCGGCCGGCATCTCCGTGCGCACCGGCTGCTTCTGCAACCCGGGGGCGGGCGAGGAGGCCTTCGCGATCGCCCCGCGGCTGCTGCGCCGCACCGGCAGCGGCCGCGGACGGGCCGAGACCATCGACGGCTACATCGAGCGGCTCGGACTGCCCTCGGGCGGCGCCGTACGGGTCTCGCCCGGCATCGCGAACGTGCCGGCCGACATCGACCGGTTCGTGGACTTCCTGCGGGCCACGTTCGCCGCCGCGACCCCGGTCAGGGGCGCGCTGGCCCCGCGGCTGTCCTGCTGA
- a CDS encoding DUF899 family protein, which produces MSSTEHALPPVVDAATWEKELAALRVREKAATRELDAIAAQRRRLPMVEMPDYVLEGADGPVRLAEIFGGHPQLIVYSHMWHEGAAWQCGGCTGFTSQFTRLLGLEKFDARFVIVTQGPIDEALAYRRKVGNRMDWYSTAHSSFGADVGAPPNGGFAVNVFLRDGETVYRTWHTDGRGTEQLSHLFPLVDVLPYGRQEVWQDSPDGWPQGPTYSRWATSQEIAAAYGTEG; this is translated from the coding sequence ATGTCCAGCACCGAGCACGCCCTGCCGCCCGTCGTCGACGCCGCCACCTGGGAGAAGGAGCTGGCGGCGCTGCGGGTGCGGGAGAAGGCGGCCACCCGTGAACTCGACGCGATCGCCGCGCAGCGCCGCAGGCTGCCGATGGTCGAGATGCCGGACTACGTCCTGGAGGGGGCGGACGGTCCGGTGCGGCTCGCCGAGATCTTCGGCGGGCATCCGCAGCTCATCGTGTACAGCCACATGTGGCACGAGGGCGCCGCGTGGCAGTGCGGCGGCTGCACCGGTTTCACCTCCCAGTTCACCCGGCTCCTCGGACTGGAGAAGTTCGACGCCCGCTTCGTGATCGTCACGCAGGGCCCGATCGACGAGGCGCTCGCCTACCGGCGCAAGGTGGGGAACAGGATGGACTGGTACTCCACGGCGCACAGCTCCTTCGGCGCCGACGTGGGCGCCCCGCCGAACGGCGGCTTCGCGGTGAACGTGTTCCTGCGCGACGGCGAAACGGTGTACCGGACCTGGCACACCGACGGCCGCGGCACCGAGCAGCTCAGCCATCTGTTCCCCCTGGTGGACGTCCTGCCGTACGGGCGTCAGGAGGTCTGGCAGGACTCTCCCGACGGGTGGCCCCAGGGGCCGACGTACAGCCGTTGGGCCACCTCGCAGGAGATCGCGGCGGCCTACGGCACGGAGGGCTGA
- a CDS encoding STAS domain-containing protein produces MNATTPPSLVIDVVDTGDTVLFRVRGELDLRTGPRLDRALTPFHARRCELDLTEVPFTDSTGVNLLVRHHRRAAHAGGSLRLVSVTRPVLRVLRLTGTDVLLLPGDGPPAGPAVP; encoded by the coding sequence GTGAACGCGACCACTCCGCCGTCGCTCGTCATCGATGTCGTCGACACGGGCGACACGGTCCTGTTCCGCGTCCGCGGCGAGCTCGACCTGCGCACCGGTCCCCGGCTGGACCGGGCGCTGACGCCGTTCCATGCGCGCCGCTGCGAACTCGACCTGACCGAGGTGCCGTTCACCGACTCGACCGGGGTGAACCTGTTGGTCCGGCACCACCGGCGGGCCGCGCACGCCGGTGGCAGCCTGCGGCTCGTGTCCGTCACGCGGCCGGTGCTGCGCGTCCTGCGGCTCACCGGGACGGACGTTCTCCTGCTGCCCGGGGACGGCCCGCCCGCCGGCCCGGCCGTCCCCTGA
- a CDS encoding DUF6226 family protein, which produces MDQQELRAAVDEAFADTGADTPAWADPHPDREPLDEEYSRCLDPGKYRILAARADAWTRVLCGLGLAAAEPVGDPAGLWRRTPDLPLSEPVLLRPARADAVPLVFGFGAIDDVPRTVLVVGAGEPAVPVERLPDCGCDACDDGSAGLLERLDDAVVAVVTGALVHIDAGPDQVIVDTGESSSASNWPPSGASPEAAVEAARYGRSPHRVVSGPAWD; this is translated from the coding sequence ATGGATCAGCAGGAACTGCGCGCGGCCGTCGACGAGGCGTTCGCCGACACCGGGGCGGACACCCCCGCCTGGGCCGACCCGCACCCCGACCGGGAACCGCTCGACGAGGAGTACTCGCGCTGCCTCGACCCGGGCAAGTACCGCATTCTCGCCGCCCGCGCCGACGCCTGGACCCGGGTGCTGTGCGGACTCGGCCTGGCGGCGGCGGAGCCGGTCGGCGACCCGGCGGGACTGTGGCGGCGCACCCCGGACCTGCCGCTGAGCGAGCCCGTCCTGCTGCGGCCGGCCCGCGCGGACGCCGTCCCGCTGGTCTTCGGCTTCGGCGCGATCGACGACGTGCCGCGCACGGTGCTCGTGGTGGGGGCGGGCGAGCCCGCCGTCCCCGTGGAGCGGCTGCCGGACTGCGGCTGCGACGCGTGCGACGACGGCTCGGCAGGCCTGCTGGAACGGCTGGACGACGCGGTCGTCGCCGTGGTCACCGGCGCCCTCGTGCACATCGACGCCGGACCGGACCAGGTGATCGTCGACACCGGGGAGAGCAGCTCGGCGAGCAACTGGCCCCCGTCCGGGGCGTCTCCCGAGGCGGCCGTGGAAGCGGCCCGGTACGGCCGGTCGCCCCACCGGGTGGTGAGCGGACCGGCGTGGGACTGA
- a CDS encoding alpha/beta fold hydrolase, producing the protein MTEFVLVPGLFTGPHVWRETAARLEAEGARAHPVDLPGKRAGDAAGGDLEADIARIVEIIDAIDAAGGGDAPEIVLVGHDYGVHPAVGAADRRPGRVARIVYVDTAPVSDGVPALATVPDQELRERLAAVGDTDGVLAPPARDAWPRWGSTAGVSEAALDRLTEHAAPQPLGTLLRPLRLSGAQLPPTTGVLCAKSGATLATVRMLLSFGDPMIKALARPEVTFFELPTGHWPMLSSPDRLAEVLLAAAAGGGESLADTADGSDAQDAATVGYFKPFLLDVTERPRERHGTVDLYVPEGAEETPRPAIVFVHGGPVPEGVEPTPRDWPTLVGYARCAADQGVVGVTLDHRLHAVTAYPTAAADVEAAVAAVRADPRVDADRIALWFFSGGGPLTAPWLSARPAWLRCLAANYPIMAPLPNWGVNDARFRPAEVVARGGTPPFVLVRVGREASAIAATVAEFLAAAEAGGAPVEVVDVPAAPHGFEGLDHSDDARDAVREAMRRVLGRLTARR; encoded by the coding sequence ATGACGGAATTCGTGCTGGTGCCAGGGCTGTTCACCGGACCGCACGTGTGGCGGGAGACGGCCGCCCGGCTGGAGGCCGAGGGCGCGCGGGCGCACCCCGTGGACCTGCCGGGGAAGCGGGCCGGGGACGCGGCCGGCGGCGATCTGGAGGCGGACATCGCCCGCATCGTCGAGATCATCGACGCGATCGACGCGGCGGGCGGCGGCGACGCACCGGAGATCGTGCTCGTCGGCCACGACTACGGCGTGCATCCCGCCGTGGGCGCCGCCGACCGGCGGCCGGGGCGCGTCGCCAGGATCGTCTACGTCGACACGGCCCCGGTGAGCGACGGCGTACCGGCGCTGGCCACCGTGCCCGACCAGGAACTGCGCGAACGGCTGGCCGCCGTCGGGGACACCGACGGGGTGCTCGCGCCGCCCGCGCGCGACGCGTGGCCGCGCTGGGGGAGCACCGCGGGAGTGTCCGAGGCGGCCCTGGACCGCCTCACCGAGCACGCCGCCCCGCAGCCGCTCGGCACCCTGCTGCGCCCGCTGCGCCTGTCCGGCGCGCAACTGCCGCCGACCACCGGCGTGCTGTGCGCAAAGAGCGGCGCGACCCTGGCGACCGTCCGCATGCTGCTGAGCTTCGGCGACCCCATGATCAAGGCCCTGGCCCGGCCCGAGGTCACCTTCTTCGAACTGCCCACCGGACACTGGCCGATGCTGTCGAGCCCCGACCGGCTCGCCGAGGTACTGCTCGCCGCGGCCGCCGGGGGCGGGGAGAGCCTCGCGGACACCGCCGACGGGAGCGATGCCCAGGACGCGGCGACGGTGGGGTACTTCAAGCCCTTCCTCCTCGACGTCACGGAGCGGCCCAGGGAGCGGCACGGCACCGTCGACCTCTACGTCCCCGAGGGCGCCGAGGAGACACCGCGGCCCGCGATCGTGTTCGTGCACGGCGGGCCGGTGCCCGAGGGGGTGGAGCCGACGCCGCGCGACTGGCCGACCCTGGTCGGGTACGCCCGCTGCGCCGCCGACCAGGGCGTGGTCGGCGTGACGCTCGACCACCGGCTGCACGCGGTGACCGCCTACCCGACGGCCGCCGCGGACGTGGAGGCGGCGGTGGCCGCGGTGCGGGCCGATCCCCGGGTGGACGCGGACCGCATCGCCCTGTGGTTCTTCTCCGGGGGCGGGCCGCTGACCGCGCCCTGGCTGAGCGCGAGACCGGCGTGGCTGCGGTGCCTGGCGGCCAACTACCCGATCATGGCGCCGCTGCCCAACTGGGGTGTGAACGACGCCCGGTTCAGGCCGGCCGAGGTGGTGGCCCGGGGCGGCACACCGCCGTTCGTCCTCGTCCGGGTGGGCCGTGAGGCGTCCGCGATCGCCGCGACCGTCGCCGAGTTCCTCGCGGCGGCCGAGGCGGGCGGCGCGCCGGTCGAGGTCGTCGACGTACCGGCCGCGCCGCACGGCTTCGAAGGGCTCGACCACAGCGACGACGCGCGGGACGCGGTGCGGGAGGCGATGCGGCGCGTCCTCGGACGGCTCACCGCGCGGCGTTAG
- a CDS encoding MerR family transcriptional regulator, which produces MTPGPGYDGLWSIGELAEHAGTTVKTVRFYSDSGLLPERARSAGGHRRYAPDALDRLRLIRSLRGLGLPVPEVRRVVDEQTGARGVLEDAVAEQLRTLGSQLSALRWQEAALHLVQACPPEERADRLRLVGSLGTPPSTAPLAGFWRAWLPPRMPAASRTAFLEAAVPQPPDAPAPAQVLAFARLCALVSRPCGGTVRSQPAAHRAAGARESALLYAGLAEAYELAARRMRAGAGPAGGEALDCFVATYARVAGCRDTPDFRRGLARELAADPRLDGYWALVAELITPPGGVPEPTPGSAHDWLLAALEGQLVT; this is translated from the coding sequence GTGACACCGGGTCCGGGTTACGACGGTCTGTGGAGCATCGGTGAGCTCGCCGAGCACGCGGGCACCACCGTGAAGACGGTCCGCTTCTACTCCGACAGCGGTCTGCTGCCGGAGCGTGCGCGCAGTGCGGGCGGACACCGCCGCTACGCCCCGGACGCCCTGGACCGGCTGCGGCTGATCCGCTCGTTGCGGGGGCTCGGCCTGCCCGTCCCCGAGGTGCGCCGCGTCGTCGACGAACAGACCGGTGCGCGGGGCGTGCTGGAGGACGCCGTCGCGGAGCAGCTGCGCACGCTCGGCTCGCAGCTCAGCGCGCTGCGCTGGCAGGAGGCCGCGCTGCACCTGGTCCAGGCCTGCCCGCCGGAGGAGCGCGCGGACCGGCTGCGGCTCGTCGGCTCGCTGGGCACGCCGCCCAGCACGGCCCCGCTGGCCGGGTTCTGGCGCGCGTGGCTGCCGCCGCGGATGCCGGCCGCGTCCCGGACCGCCTTCCTGGAGGCCGCCGTTCCGCAACCGCCCGACGCGCCGGCCCCGGCGCAGGTGCTGGCGTTCGCCCGGCTGTGCGCGCTGGTGTCGCGCCCCTGCGGCGGCACCGTCCGCTCCCAGCCGGCCGCCCATCGCGCGGCGGGCGCCCGGGAGTCCGCCCTGCTGTACGCGGGCCTGGCCGAGGCCTACGAGCTGGCGGCCCGGCGGATGCGCGCGGGCGCCGGGCCCGCCGGGGGTGAGGCGCTGGACTGCTTCGTGGCGACGTACGCGCGCGTGGCCGGCTGTCGCGACACCCCGGACTTCCGGCGCGGACTCGCCCGTGAGCTGGCGGCCGACCCCCGGCTGGACGGCTACTGGGCCCTCGTGGCGGAGCTGATCACACCGCCGGGCGGGGTCCCGGAGCCGACGCCGGGCAGTGCCCACGACTGGCTGCTGGCGGCGCTGGAGGGGCAGTTGGTCACCTGA